atatttccAAATGTAACTTGAATCCTATAGTCTACTACTTTCCAATACCAATAATCAAGGATCTTGATATAAGCCAAACTAGAGTCCATGTCACCAAAATCAAAGTACTTCAGGTAGGTTTCGTCACCTACTGTGGTCGTGATATTCTGtagtgtttcttctcttttttgcaGTTAAGATCTTGTAGCTGTGGGAACAGTCTCTTGAAGCCATGCCTGTTTTTATAACAGTCCCAGTATATGGATTCTCAGGAGTCTgaaggtgtgtctgtgtgcgtgcgtgcatgtgtgtgtgtgtgtgagtgtgtgtgtgtctgtgtctgtgtctgtgtgtttgttcgtGTGTTGGTTGAGGAAAGTGAGGGTGAGAACGGTGAACCACCTCActtcctcgctcctccaccaccttCAAGGTCTCAGTCTGTGCTGCCTGTCAGACGCTGGTGATGGAGGCCAGGCAGTTCGATGACTTCTGGAGTTTCTCAGGCTGCGTGGTGGGGGGCTCGGGGATGGCACGAAAGCTGAATGGCAGTCCCATACTACTGGTGCCAATGTGGCCGGGGCTCAGCGCCGGGTTTTGCCGTCTATTGCTTTCCACTATGCTGGATGTGTTGGATGCAAGGCTTTCACGTGTCCTGCACAAGAAAGAGAACACAGCGTTAAGTTtcaaaattggaaaaaaaaaaacaaacaaaaaaaaaaaaacacattttcagtcagATAAATGGTGCCTGAAAGGGGACTCCTAATAAAATACTGTTGGACCATTTTAGAGGAAACTTGTTTTGCAGTAAAACTACAGTAAAATACAGTTTAAGTGCAAAGAGCTTCATTCGGTGTTATTCACCCTCAAAACAtacagaaaaactgtaaaaatagaaaaaaaaaaacacctttggAAGTAAGAATTTATACTCAAGAGTACAATATATTTTAACTACAATGGCTTTATACTGATACTGCATTATGTACTTGTATTAAAGTTTGGGATTCCTCAGGAGTCAAACGTGCTGCACCTGTAGCATAACTATTTAATAATTATTCATAGCTTTGAATAGAACGAGAAATCAACAAAAATGACATGAGTGGAGTTGATTTCTGGCATGATAAAGCTCAAagacagagtgacagcagacagtACAGCAGTGCATTATGGGGAATGTAGAATACAGAGTACAACAAACGACCCAGCAGTAAGTCAGGACAGGTCATCATATTTTACTTTGATTGCATacatttataaaaaataaaacaaaaaacaaaccttgcAACAGTTTTGGACAACACTGGTTTTGTGAACTAACCCTTTAACTCTCGGTATGTAGGTGGCTCACGGCTGAGTCATAAATGTTAAACTGGCTCATGTTCTACACAAGAAATAGAAACAACTCTCTGCAAACATTACAAAATACAGTTGAAAATATTGACCAAGTGGCCACACAGTGAGTCTGTGGTTAGTGCTTTTGCCTCACAGCGAGGATGTCATGTGTTCAAATACTGGCTGggcctttctatgtggagtttgcatgttctccctgtgtgtaaGCAAACATCTCCAGGTACTCTGAttttcttccacagtccaaaaacaggcCAATGTTGCCAAGTTGTTTGATGAGTGTGTGCGgttgtttgctctgtgatggatcAGTATCCTGTACAAGGTGTATGCTGTCCTCGACCAAAGTTAGCTGGGACTAGATTTttgggtgaatggatgaattcCTATTAAACTTCATATGACTTCCTATTTAACTATTTACTTCCGCCAACTATTTTTTCTCACACAAAACTTGCTGGTATCATGATCTTGTTATTACATGATTAAATATTACCATTATGgtgttgagaaaaaaacaacagtaataaaTGACAGCATGATTCAGTCAATGAAACCAAGACAAAAGATTGTTGTTTCGTCCAGGAATAAGCGGGTATCAGTTAGGTAAGCTTATAATTTTAGGCTTTAGTTTTAGACTTATCATTAGAGTTATGCTGACATATTTGGATTGTGACAATGATATTATGTGACATGTGACATTCCTCCTTCACGTGTGGGTGTCAGTGGGTCACTCATTTCCCTGTGAGCATCAGCAATGACAGTAAATACATCTATAAGAAGGCAGGCAAAACCTAAATTAATATGAATAAGAATTTATCCTTTCAGTCCTAAAATACGCCACAACACTTTTGAATTAGGTTTGGAGTGCGAAGTCTTTCTGAGCTTTGAAGGATCACATTCAGTTCACTTCGGTGCTTACCTGGGGGAGTTGAATCCGCTGTCCACTGTGACACTGCTGCTGTCCATGCTGTCCAAACGGGCAGAGTGGGCCGActtctggctgctgctgttctccgtCTCCTTGGGGCTGAGTAAGGTCAGATTGGTCTCCAGTTTCCGCTGCAGATCGTGGTCCTTCTCCCGTTCTAGGAGCCACTGCATGGTTccttcaccaccaccaccaccactgccTCCACCGTTACCACCCCCTTCCCCATGGTCTTTGTTGTCCTCTGCTGTTGCCAACTCTTTGTGCGagtcctcctctgcctcttcctcttcctcatcatctgATACATTATAATAGTCAAAGGAGGCAGAGGGGACTGTTGGCTCTAAGCAGCCCTGTAAAACTGCAGGTGACGCTGAGGAAGTGGCTGAATTGGAAGGCTGCTGGGGCTCAGGATTGTCTAGGGCCTCTGTTGATTTGGCATGTGAGGCTTTCCGCAATGTGCCGGACTTGGTGTAGCTGCTGTCCACGTAGCCAGTGGACAAGGCATTGTGTGGAGGTTTGAACAAAGTGTCCTTGCTGAAGATCTCTTTCCTCTTTATCACGAtaccacctcctccccctccaggatCTACATTGTGTTGGTGTGGCGTCAAACGAGCATTTTGCGCCGGCTCTGGCGTCTGGCTTGGTGTCAGTCGCGCCGAGCCATTCTGTCCCTTTGCTGCCGACAAGTCCTCTTTGTACTCCATCGTGTGAGGAGAGGTGAGGTGAGGCGTTTGGCGGTCAGCCGGAGAGCCCTTTCGGAGTCCCCCTGATGAGGTTAATGTGTCATATTCTGATTTTGCCTGAGGCGAAGGGGCAGTTAGGATTGTTTCATTTGACGTATTGCACTGGAAGTACTCATCTGTTGAGGGCTTAGGAGAAAGTCCCATTAGCTCATTGTACGTTGGCAAGCTGTCTCTGCTTTTGTTCCTCTCCATTGTACTCCGAATCCTTGACTCGTCCAAACTTCCTTTCCCCAAATCAGGCACATTAAAATCAGAGTGGAACTTAGCAGCAGAGAACATGATCCTTGAGTAGTGGGAGGATTTCTGTGTGGCTCGCAGGGTGCCATCATCAGTGTAGTAATGACTACGCTCCTCCAAACTGGGCTCAAAGTCTTCTGGTGCGCCCAATGACGGACCCTTTAGAGAGTTGTCCATGGACCGAGATCGCTCTTTAGCTTGATCTGACCTCTCATGAcgtgacttcctgtcctgatTGTGACTGTGACTTCTTTGTACCCTTGACTGGCATGTTCCACGCGAGGGTTCAGGGAAGGGCATTTCTGTCCGTCTCTTGGCTAGTTCCCCAGACACATCCCATTCAGGGGTAACAGGGCAGTACGATTCAGTAATGTTGGGGTTACTGTGGACCAGATATGTTGCGCCTCCACTTCGCCTGCGCTCCAACGTGTACATTGCCTCCCGAGGCGAGCGAACTAACGAGTGGCTAAAGAAGCGGTAATCTCTTTCCATGAACACAAGGTCCCAATTTGAGCCCTCGGACGGGTCTCCTCTGGAGGTCCTGGGTTTGCTGTGAGACCGGGACTTACCGTGCGGGGCCCTTCGGTGGCCCCTGCCCCTCCTGCTGCGTGCACTGTGCTGGGCTGAAGATCCAGCCTTGTTCTTCTGAGTCCGTTCTTCCTCAAGCCGCTTCATGACAGCTGTGTGCCTCGCGACATTCTCCACGGTTAGGTCAGGGTTGATTCTGCGAATTATTtccatctccacctctctggGAATGGGTGTGGTGGGCACATCCTCATCACGAAGAGGCCACTCCTCTGGAGGGAACTGGGCT
The nucleotide sequence above comes from Salarias fasciatus chromosome 6, fSalaFa1.1, whole genome shotgun sequence. Encoded proteins:
- the stox2a gene encoding storkhead-box protein 2 isoform X2 — encoded protein: MKKNRSSNLRRAWPSSELSERPLEHNLSRSEKDIRVQKQHLPPPPPPHFSPSPPSYRAPGDVSPISMSPISQSQFIPLGEILCLAISAMNSAHKPVNQEALVEHLTASFPGVPTPSSDVLRHTLNMLVRERKIYPTPEGYFIVTPQTYFITPSLIRTNNKWYHLDDRLTERQPSQQQQQQQQQQQQQQQQQQQPQQQQQQQQQPQHCTSPQSGNVTPSAPGCLRERPPRKKHGESYTSYREDQSRLHSAALQSKSPKEHRGDSHQSQPPKDHNGGDPPPTASTKEHRGEPPSYPYPPVATSPPVQQSPPQDSADKSKSITSFPYKTDTLTKKKEGSGGSGTGEKQSKRFGLRLFRLSFKKDKMRQLATFSAQFPPEEWPLRDEDVPTTPIPREVEMEIIRRINPDLTVENVARHTAVMKRLEEERTQKNKAGSSAQHSARSRRGRGHRRAPHGKSRSHSKPRTSRGDPSEGSNWDLVFMERDYRFFSHSLVRSPREAMYTLERRRSGGATYLVHSNPNITESYCPVTPEWDVSGELAKRRTEMPFPEPSRGTCQSRVQRSHSHNQDRKSRHERSDQAKERSRSMDNSLKGPSLGAPEDFEPSLEERSHYYTDDGTLRATQKSSHYSRIMFSAAKFHSDFNVPDLGKGSLDESRIRSTMERNKSRDSLPTYNELMGLSPKPSTDEYFQCNTSNETILTAPSPQAKSEYDTLTSSGGLRKGSPADRQTPHLTSPHTMEYKEDLSAAKGQNGSARLTPSQTPEPAQNARLTPHQHNVDPGGGGGGIVIKRKEIFSKDTLFKPPHNALSTGYVDSSYTKSGTLRKASHAKSTEALDNPEPQQPSNSATSSASPAVLQGCLEPTVPSASFDYYNVSDDEEEEEAEEDSHKELATAEDNKDHGEGGGNGGGSGGGGGEGTMQWLLEREKDHDLQRKLETNLTLLSPKETENSSSQKSAHSARLDSMDSSSVTVDSGFNSPRTRESLASNTSSIVESNRRQNPALSPGHIGTSSMGLPFSFRAIPEPPTTQPEKLQKSSNCLASITSV
- the stox2a gene encoding storkhead-box protein 2 isoform X1 translates to MEKCLPIAPHSLALVLSRLSREDEGDPPTPSSSSPPSAKLRHRVGYEVFANFKAVNMQHFWNKALTAALSEVFFLGWIDEHVLLIQGEEAHLQVLRNGWTRRTLKPPRGFSIKCIGDVSPISMSPISQSQFIPLGEILCLAISAMNSAHKPVNQEALVEHLTASFPGVPTPSSDVLRHTLNMLVRERKIYPTPEGYFIVTPQTYFITPSLIRTNNKWYHLDDRLTERQPSQQQQQQQQQQQQQQQQQQQPQQQQQQQQQPQHCTSPQSGNVTPSAPGCLRERPPRKKHGESYTSYREDQSRLHSAALQSKSPKEHRGDSHQSQPPKDHNGGDPPPTASTKEHRGEPPSYPYPPVATSPPVQQSPPQDSADKSKSITSFPYKTDTLTKKKEGSGGSGTGEKQSKRFGLRLFRLSFKKDKMRQLATFSAQFPPEEWPLRDEDVPTTPIPREVEMEIIRRINPDLTVENVARHTAVMKRLEEERTQKNKAGSSAQHSARSRRGRGHRRAPHGKSRSHSKPRTSRGDPSEGSNWDLVFMERDYRFFSHSLVRSPREAMYTLERRRSGGATYLVHSNPNITESYCPVTPEWDVSGELAKRRTEMPFPEPSRGTCQSRVQRSHSHNQDRKSRHERSDQAKERSRSMDNSLKGPSLGAPEDFEPSLEERSHYYTDDGTLRATQKSSHYSRIMFSAAKFHSDFNVPDLGKGSLDESRIRSTMERNKSRDSLPTYNELMGLSPKPSTDEYFQCNTSNETILTAPSPQAKSEYDTLTSSGGLRKGSPADRQTPHLTSPHTMEYKEDLSAAKGQNGSARLTPSQTPEPAQNARLTPHQHNVDPGGGGGGIVIKRKEIFSKDTLFKPPHNALSTGYVDSSYTKSGTLRKASHAKSTEALDNPEPQQPSNSATSSASPAVLQGCLEPTVPSASFDYYNVSDDEEEEEAEEDSHKELATAEDNKDHGEGGGNGGGSGGGGGEGTMQWLLEREKDHDLQRKLETNLTLLSPKETENSSSQKSAHSARLDSMDSSSVTVDSGFNSPRTRESLASNTSSIVESNRRQNPALSPGHIGTSSMGLPFSFRAIPEPPTTQPEKLQKSSNCLASITSV